One genomic window of Tachypleus tridentatus isolate NWPU-2018 chromosome 12, ASM421037v1, whole genome shotgun sequence includes the following:
- the LOC143235858 gene encoding uncharacterized protein LOC143235858: MKYNMSGDVEEKRCPIKLTEETQEEQVTFDKCETADNVVKQTTCISKRQLKKQARHEKWLQQKPIRRAKEKKKEKEKTRSKRKGNYFRTKQKVFETSQNEGFLLQYLYCCRCVSR; this comes from the exons ATGAAGTACAATATGTCTGGTGATGTTGAAGAGAAAAGATGTCCCATTAAACTGACTGAGGAAACACAAGAAGAACAGGTAACATTTGATAAGTGTGAGACTGCTGATAATGTTGTCAAGCAAACTACATGTATATCTAAAAGACAATTGAAGAAACAAGCAAGACATGAAAAGTGGTTACAACAAAAACCTATTAGGAG ggcaaaagaaaagaaaaaagagaaagagaaaacaaGAAGCAAAAGAAAAGGGAATTATTTTAGGACCAAGCAAAAAGTATTTGAAACAAGTCAAAATGAAGGATTCCTCTTGCAGTATTTGTATTGCTGTAGATGTGTCTCTAGATGA